One region of Elusimicrobiota bacterium genomic DNA includes:
- a CDS encoding NAD(P)-dependent oxidoreductase → MSSPGKKVLVCGGSGFLGSHVADALTEAGYMVRIFDRRPSPYLRAGQEMVVGDLLEAEAVAAAAKGCSCVYNFAGIADIDEARRKPLESLRTNILGNANALEAARLAQAARFVLASSVYVYSDSGSFYRVSKQACEQTAETYHEEFGLPYTIVRYGSLYGRRADSRNGICRLLIGALTEGKVRYNGTGQELREYIHVEDAARSSVEILKPEFANMHIILTGHHPMRVADLMAMIREMLGGDVALEYSSEPLNGHYNITPYNFHPRLGKKLVSTLYTDMGQGLLDCLAELRSRLQASPRA, encoded by the coding sequence ATGAGCTCTCCAGGGAAGAAAGTGCTGGTCTGCGGAGGGTCTGGGTTCTTGGGAAGCCACGTCGCCGACGCCTTGACCGAGGCGGGCTACATGGTCCGCATCTTCGATCGCCGCCCCTCGCCCTATCTGCGCGCGGGCCAGGAAATGGTCGTGGGGGACCTTCTCGAGGCCGAAGCGGTCGCGGCCGCGGCCAAGGGCTGCTCCTGCGTCTATAATTTCGCCGGCATCGCCGACATAGACGAGGCCCGGCGCAAGCCCTTGGAGTCCCTGCGGACCAATATCTTGGGAAACGCCAACGCCCTCGAGGCCGCGCGCCTGGCCCAGGCCGCGCGCTTCGTCCTGGCTTCCAGCGTTTACGTCTACAGCGATTCGGGCTCTTTTTACCGGGTGAGCAAGCAGGCCTGCGAGCAGACCGCGGAGACTTATCACGAGGAGTTCGGCCTGCCCTACACCATAGTCCGCTACGGTTCCCTGTACGGGCGCCGGGCCGACAGCCGCAACGGCATCTGCCGGCTCCTCATCGGAGCCTTGACCGAGGGGAAGGTGCGCTACAACGGCACGGGGCAGGAACTGCGCGAGTACATCCACGTCGAGGACGCGGCGCGCTCGAGCGTCGAGATATTAAAGCCCGAGTTCGCCAACATGCACATCATCCTCACCGGGCACCACCCGATGCGGGTGGCCGACCTCATGGCCATGATCCGGGAGATGCTGGGCGGCGACGTGGCCCTCGAGTACTCCTCCGAGCCCTTGAACGGGCATTACAACATCACTCCGTACAATTTCCACCCGCGCCTGGGCAAGAAGCTGGTGAGCACCCTTTACACGGACATGGGGCAGGGCCTCCTTGACTGTCTGGCCGAGCTGCGCTCCCGGCTTCAGGCCTCACCCCGTGCCTGA
- the gmd gene encoding GDP-mannose 4,6-dehydratase: MPKAFITGITGQDGSYLAEFLLSKNYEVYGLARRSSHVPFERIRHLLDKIRVVEGDLTDQSSMDELISAIRPDEVYNLAAQSFVPTSWNQAVLTGGVTALGVTRLLDSIRKFSPKSRFYQASSSEMFGKVRETPQRETTPFYPRSPYGAAKVYGHYITVNYRESYNLFAVSGICFNHESPRRGLEFVTRKVSHGVARIALGLSQELRMGNLSALRDWGFAGDYVEAMWLMLQQHSPDDFVVATGQAHSVRELVETAFAAAGLDWEKHVVFDKKFLRPAEVDLLRGDSSKARRTLGWEPRVGFKELVGMMVQSDIELLKRSEREAVCG; this comes from the coding sequence ATGCCTAAAGCCTTCATCACGGGAATTACGGGCCAGGATGGGTCTTATTTGGCCGAATTCCTGCTCTCTAAGAATTACGAGGTTTACGGCTTGGCGCGGCGCTCAAGCCACGTTCCTTTCGAGCGCATCCGGCATCTTCTGGACAAGATACGCGTCGTGGAGGGGGACCTCACCGACCAATCCTCCATGGACGAGTTGATCTCCGCCATCCGCCCCGATGAGGTCTACAATTTGGCGGCCCAATCCTTCGTGCCGACCTCCTGGAATCAGGCGGTCTTGACCGGGGGGGTGACCGCCTTGGGAGTGACCCGCCTTCTCGACTCGATCCGCAAGTTTTCCCCCAAAAGCCGCTTCTACCAGGCCTCGTCCTCGGAGATGTTCGGCAAGGTGCGGGAAACTCCCCAGAGAGAGACCACCCCCTTCTACCCCCGCAGTCCCTACGGCGCGGCCAAGGTCTACGGGCACTACATCACGGTCAACTACAGGGAGTCCTACAATCTGTTCGCGGTCTCCGGCATCTGCTTCAACCATGAATCGCCGCGCCGGGGCCTGGAGTTCGTGACCCGCAAGGTGAGCCACGGCGTGGCCCGGATCGCTCTGGGCCTTTCCCAGGAGTTGCGCATGGGAAACCTGAGCGCTTTGCGCGACTGGGGCTTCGCGGGGGACTACGTCGAGGCCATGTGGCTCATGCTCCAGCAGCATAGTCCCGATGATTTCGTGGTGGCCACCGGGCAAGCCCATTCCGTGCGCGAGCTCGTGGAGACGGCTTTTGCCGCGGCGGGCCTGGACTGGGAGAAGCACGTGGTTTTCGACAAGAAGTTCCTGAGGCCCGCCGAGGTGGACCTCCTGCGGGGAGATTCCTCCAAGGCCCGCCGAACCTTGGGCTGGGAGCCGCGGGTGGGCTTCAAGGAGCTCGTGGGCATGATGGTTCAGTCGGATATTGAACTGCTCAAGAGGAGCGAGCGGGAGGCGGTTTGTGGCTAA
- a CDS encoding B12-binding domain-containing radical SAM protein, with product MRVLLVYPNMMGMNMLPPAIGIFTSLLKADGHQVDLFDTTNYPQLEGGFDSDKIKSENLNARPFDDSLLRRYDRHSSPQDDFARKVSSFSPDLIAMSATEDMYPIGLHLLEGLPADRPRVVLGGVFATFAPELALRKSCGMIDYVIKGEGENSLLELCRRIEAGQDPEGVPGLWMYRKDASLVVSSLPVPVDSSELPLADYGLFEESRYYRPMQGKLWRMFPVETFRGCPYTCAYCNSPSQMQVYKSEDKKYFRMKRHDKVREELRHLVDAYKADSIYFWADTFLSYHDDDFEKFCEVYSEFKLPFWIQTRPETITEPKLKRLKDIGLLRISFGVEHGNEGFREKYLQRKVPNSRLVERLRIPHALGIPFSVNNIMGFPNETRELVFDTIELNRQLHSDGINAYSFTPFKGTPLRQLAESVGLIHPDFIVRSITKPTLLNMPQFPPESIEGIRRCFVLYVKMPKSRWPEIEKAERLTPEGAALWKRLRDECQARYMNYGGYVKEEDIGMVDVVNQQVAPSELPSVLSR from the coding sequence ATGCGCGTGCTCCTCGTCTATCCCAATATGATGGGCATGAACATGCTCCCGCCCGCCATCGGGATTTTCACGAGCCTGCTCAAGGCCGACGGCCACCAGGTGGACCTCTTCGACACCACCAATTACCCCCAGCTCGAGGGGGGCTTCGACAGCGACAAGATCAAGTCCGAGAACCTGAACGCCCGGCCCTTCGACGACAGCCTCCTGCGCCGCTACGACCGGCACTCCTCCCCACAGGATGATTTCGCGAGGAAGGTAAGCTCATTCTCCCCGGACCTTATCGCCATGTCGGCGACCGAGGACATGTACCCGATCGGCCTGCACCTCCTCGAAGGGCTTCCCGCGGACCGCCCCCGCGTGGTTCTGGGAGGGGTCTTTGCGACCTTCGCCCCGGAGCTGGCGTTGCGCAAGTCCTGCGGGATGATAGACTACGTGATCAAGGGCGAGGGCGAGAATTCGCTCCTGGAGCTGTGCCGGAGGATCGAGGCCGGCCAGGACCCCGAAGGGGTGCCCGGCCTCTGGATGTACCGCAAGGACGCAAGCCTCGTTGTGAGCTCCCTGCCCGTTCCGGTGGACTCGAGCGAGCTCCCCTTGGCCGACTATGGCCTCTTCGAGGAGAGCCGCTACTACCGCCCGATGCAGGGCAAGCTTTGGAGGATGTTTCCGGTCGAGACCTTCCGCGGCTGTCCCTACACCTGCGCCTACTGCAACTCGCCGTCGCAGATGCAGGTCTATAAGTCCGAGGACAAGAAGTACTTCCGCATGAAGCGCCACGACAAGGTCCGGGAGGAGCTCCGGCATCTCGTGGACGCCTACAAGGCCGACTCGATCTATTTCTGGGCCGACACCTTCCTTTCGTATCATGACGACGATTTCGAGAAGTTCTGCGAGGTGTATTCGGAGTTCAAGCTCCCTTTTTGGATACAGACCCGGCCGGAGACCATCACCGAACCCAAGCTCAAGCGCCTCAAGGATATCGGTCTTCTGCGCATATCCTTCGGCGTAGAGCACGGCAACGAGGGCTTCCGGGAGAAGTACCTCCAGCGCAAGGTCCCCAATTCCCGGCTCGTCGAGCGTCTGCGCATCCCCCACGCGCTCGGCATCCCGTTTTCCGTCAACAACATCATGGGATTCCCGAATGAAACCCGGGAGCTCGTCTTCGACACCATAGAGCTCAACCGCCAGCTCCATTCCGACGGCATCAACGCCTACTCCTTCACGCCCTTCAAGGGGACACCCCTGCGCCAGCTTGCGGAGTCCGTGGGGCTCATCCATCCCGATTTCATCGTGCGCTCCATCACCAAGCCCACCTTGCTCAACATGCCCCAGTTCCCCCCGGAGTCCATCGAGGGGATCCGCCGCTGCTTCGTCCTCTACGTCAAGATGCCCAAGTCACGTTGGCCCGAGATCGAGAAGGCGGAGCGCCTGACGCCGGAGGGGGCGGCCTTGTGGAAGCGCCTGCGCGACGAGTGCCAGGCCAGGTACATGAATTACGGCGGCTACGTCAAGGAAGAGGACATCGGGATGGTGGACGTGGTCAACCAACAGGTCGCGCCCTCGGAGCTGCCGAGCGTCCTTTCGCGCTGA
- a CDS encoding N-acetylneuraminate synthase family protein, whose product MNIKIGKTEITSSSPCYIIAEACENHLGDMEVARQTVRLAKLAGADAVKFQHHLPDEEMLPSAPMSDNFSEPLYDFLKRCSLKIEQHEELLALCRKAGIQYLCTPFCYAAAKELDELGVDCFKIGSGEMTDIPSLLKIAELGRPMLLSTGMCTLDEVEETYRAMRASGIPFALFNCTSEYPPKYEDLNLQVITEMRRRFPDVLIGHSDHTPDLYTSFAAAVLGARFIEKHVTTDKRRPGPDQSVSIDMADLHELSTGVRKIEAALGSVKKVNDKERPVRTWAFRSVVAIRDIAKGMAISPDMVWTKRPGTGIPSKEMPKVLGRKAKKAIPANTMLRWEDLA is encoded by the coding sequence ATGAATATCAAGATCGGAAAGACGGAGATAACATCCTCGAGCCCCTGCTACATCATCGCGGAAGCCTGCGAGAACCACCTGGGAGACATGGAGGTGGCCCGCCAGACAGTCCGCCTGGCCAAGCTCGCGGGGGCCGACGCCGTGAAATTCCAGCACCACCTGCCGGACGAGGAGATGCTGCCCTCGGCCCCGATGTCGGACAACTTCTCGGAACCGCTTTACGATTTTCTCAAGCGCTGCAGCCTCAAGATCGAGCAGCACGAGGAACTCCTGGCCCTGTGCCGCAAGGCCGGGATCCAGTACCTCTGCACTCCCTTCTGCTACGCGGCCGCCAAGGAGCTCGATGAGCTGGGGGTGGACTGCTTCAAGATCGGCTCCGGGGAGATGACGGACATCCCGAGCCTGCTCAAGATCGCGGAGCTCGGCCGGCCCATGCTTCTCTCCACGGGCATGTGCACCTTGGACGAGGTGGAGGAGACCTATCGGGCCATGAGGGCCTCCGGCATCCCCTTCGCGCTTTTTAACTGCACCTCGGAGTACCCGCCCAAGTACGAGGATTTGAACCTCCAGGTCATCACGGAAATGCGGCGGCGCTTTCCGGACGTCCTGATCGGGCACTCGGACCACACCCCCGACCTCTACACGAGCTTCGCGGCCGCGGTGCTGGGCGCGCGCTTCATCGAGAAGCACGTCACCACGGACAAGCGCCGGCCGGGGCCGGACCAGTCCGTCTCGATAGACATGGCCGACCTCCATGAGCTTTCGACCGGCGTCAGGAAGATCGAGGCGGCCCTGGGTTCGGTCAAGAAGGTCAACGACAAGGAGCGTCCCGTCCGAACCTGGGCCTTCCGCAGCGTGGTCGCCATCCGGGACATCGCCAAGGGCATGGCCATCTCCCCGGACATGGTCTGGACCAAGAGGCCCGGCACGGGGATCCCTTCAAAGGAGATGCCCAAAGTCCTCGGGCGCAAGGCCAAGAAGGCCATCCCCGCCAACACCATGCTCCGCTGGGAAGACCTGGCGTGA
- a CDS encoding HAD family hydrolase: MPEPRAIVLDFDGVILESNDAKTRAFELLFAAEGPEVVSRIVAHHRANGGISRFEKFRHAYREILKRPLSASGEEALGRRFNELVENAVAAAEWVPGARQFLEDRHASLPLFVASGTPQEELRRIVLRRGLGSYFRGVYGSPEKKDAILRAVAHEVGASCGGILMVGDAVNDYEAARRVGALFIGRVRPGEVNPFPGEILILSDLKDLSLAIANLPVPTRDGRVKAA; the protein is encoded by the coding sequence GTGCCTGAGCCCCGGGCGATCGTCCTCGATTTCGACGGAGTCATCCTGGAGTCGAACGACGCCAAGACCCGGGCTTTCGAGCTCCTCTTCGCCGCGGAGGGGCCCGAGGTCGTCTCGCGCATCGTGGCCCATCACCGGGCCAACGGCGGCATTTCGCGCTTCGAGAAGTTCCGGCACGCCTACCGCGAGATATTGAAGCGCCCGCTTTCGGCCTCCGGGGAGGAGGCCTTGGGGCGGCGCTTCAACGAGCTCGTCGAGAATGCGGTGGCCGCGGCCGAGTGGGTGCCGGGTGCCAGGCAGTTCCTGGAGGATAGGCATGCGTCCCTGCCGCTGTTCGTGGCCTCGGGAACGCCCCAGGAGGAACTGCGCCGCATCGTCCTGCGCCGGGGCCTGGGCTCCTATTTCCGCGGCGTTTACGGTTCCCCCGAGAAAAAGGACGCCATTCTGCGCGCCGTGGCCCATGAGGTCGGGGCCTCCTGCGGAGGGATCTTGATGGTTGGTGACGCGGTCAACGATTATGAAGCCGCGCGCCGAGTCGGAGCCCTGTTCATCGGCCGGGTGCGGCCGGGGGAAGTCAATCCATTTCCAGGAGAGATTTTAATCCTATCCGACCTCAAAGACCTCTCCCTTGCCATCGCAAACCTCCCGGTTCCAACCCGTGACGGACGTGTGAAAGCCGCGTGA
- the neuC gene encoding UDP-N-acetylglucosamine 2-epimerase (hydrolyzing), with protein MRKVLLVTGSRGEYGYIRPILKLLRGDAELEPHVIATNMHLLPEFGSSVREFQKDEIPVHESILMSLAGYTPESMAKSLGVLLMSLVDAFAREKPAWVLLAGDRGEQLMGAVAASYMNIPVAHIQAGELSGNIDGMARHAITKFVHLHFASNRDAAERLRRMGEEEFRIHTVGAPQLDGLTEPLAMSRQEVVAKYGVNHGAPFVLVLQHPVVEEMHLAGQQMQATLQAVVELDYNAVVIYPNNDAGSVPVQRAIENLRSPRIHVERTVSRDLFASLMASADAIVGNSSAGILEAPSFRLPAVNIGRRQEGRLQGANVINCGHDKEIIKEAMRKAVSSGFRRALAESANPYGDGRSSARIIEILKKTPVDDRLLVKRMTY; from the coding sequence GTGAGGAAGGTCCTTCTCGTCACCGGCTCGCGCGGGGAATACGGCTACATCCGCCCCATTTTGAAGCTTCTGCGCGGCGACGCGGAGCTCGAGCCCCACGTCATCGCCACGAACATGCATCTCCTGCCCGAGTTCGGCTCCAGCGTGCGGGAGTTCCAAAAAGACGAAATTCCCGTGCACGAGAGCATCCTCATGTCTTTGGCCGGCTACACGCCGGAGAGCATGGCCAAGTCCTTGGGGGTCCTCTTGATGTCGCTGGTGGACGCCTTCGCGCGGGAAAAGCCGGCCTGGGTTCTTCTGGCCGGAGACAGGGGAGAGCAGCTCATGGGTGCCGTGGCCGCCAGCTACATGAACATTCCCGTCGCCCACATCCAGGCCGGGGAGCTTTCGGGCAATATAGACGGCATGGCCCGGCACGCCATCACCAAGTTCGTCCACCTCCATTTCGCTTCCAACCGGGACGCGGCCGAGCGCCTGCGCCGCATGGGGGAGGAGGAGTTCCGCATCCACACGGTGGGCGCCCCGCAGCTCGACGGCCTCACCGAGCCGCTCGCGATGAGCCGCCAGGAGGTCGTGGCCAAATACGGCGTCAACCACGGGGCCCCCTTCGTGCTCGTGCTCCAGCACCCGGTGGTCGAGGAGATGCATCTGGCCGGCCAGCAGATGCAGGCGACTTTGCAGGCGGTGGTCGAGCTCGACTACAACGCCGTGGTCATCTATCCAAACAACGACGCCGGGAGCGTCCCCGTCCAGCGCGCCATCGAGAATTTGCGCAGCCCCCGCATCCACGTCGAGCGCACGGTTTCCCGAGACCTTTTCGCCAGCCTCATGGCCAGCGCCGACGCCATCGTGGGCAACTCCAGCGCGGGCATCCTGGAGGCCCCCTCCTTCCGCCTTCCCGCGGTCAACATCGGCCGCCGCCAGGAAGGGCGCCTGCAGGGGGCCAACGTGATCAATTGCGGGCACGACAAGGAAATCATCAAGGAGGCCATGCGCAAGGCGGTCTCTTCCGGGTTCCGCCGGGCTCTGGCGGAATCGGCCAATCCCTATGGCGATGGGCGATCGAGCGCCCGCATCATCGAGATCCTCAAGAAAACCCCCGTGGACGACAGGCTGCTCGTCAAGCGGATGACCTACTAG
- a CDS encoding SDR family oxidoreductase: MTDDSFLSGKVALVTGASGGIGSAIARAFARRGCAVALHYRSGKARAERLRRELSGLGARCVILRADLLKDGAPAALVRAAVRALGRLDILVNNAGAVIGYEHFSSLRPVDWDRTLRVNASAPFFLSREAFAAMRRDGGRIINIGSVAAKFGGSPRSLHYAAAKAALEAVSAGLAKQGAAHNILVNTIRAGVIDTRLHAALPGKDLAARVALVPLKRMGTPEEVAQAALYLAGPGGAFVTGQVLGVSGGE; this comes from the coding sequence ATGACAGACGACTCCTTTCTCTCTGGGAAGGTAGCTCTCGTCACCGGAGCCTCGGGCGGGATAGGCTCGGCCATCGCCCGGGCCTTCGCCCGGCGCGGGTGCGCGGTGGCCCTGCACTACCGCTCGGGCAAGGCCCGGGCGGAGCGCCTGCGCCGCGAGCTATCCGGCCTAGGAGCGCGCTGCGTTATCCTGCGCGCCGACCTCCTTAAGGATGGCGCGCCCGCGGCCCTGGTGCGCGCCGCGGTCAGGGCCCTGGGCCGGTTGGACATTCTGGTCAACAACGCCGGGGCCGTGATCGGCTACGAGCATTTCTCGTCCCTGCGTCCCGTTGATTGGGACCGCACCTTGCGCGTGAACGCCTCCGCCCCCTTTTTCCTGAGTCGCGAGGCCTTCGCGGCGATGCGCCGCGACGGGGGCCGAATCATCAACATCGGCTCGGTGGCGGCCAAATTCGGGGGCTCTCCCCGCTCTTTGCACTACGCCGCCGCCAAGGCGGCTCTCGAGGCCGTTTCCGCGGGGCTGGCCAAGCAGGGGGCCGCGCACAACATCCTCGTCAATACCATCCGGGCCGGGGTCATAGACACCCGGCTTCACGCCGCCCTTCCCGGCAAGGACTTGGCGGCGCGAGTGGCCTTGGTCCCGCTTAAGCGCATGGGCACCCCGGAGGAGGTGGCGCAAGCCGCCCTTTATCTCGCCGGGCCCGGCGGCGCTTTCGTCACCGGGCAGGTGCTGGGGGTGAGCGGAGGCGAATGA
- a CDS encoding phosphoglycerate dehydrogenase, producing the protein MRLPILVTTSSFCAADPAPREALLKAGCSVHENPHRRKLTESEVLGLLARHRPAGLIAGLEPLTARVLEAAAGHLTVVSRCGIGLDSVDLPAAERLGIKIFNTPEAPVQAVAELTVGLMLAVLRRVAEADRAVRAGQWKPLMGGLLGTRTVGVVGLGRIGSRVASLVAAFACPVLGFDPREDLPRVSGLKRASLDEVIRRADVLTLHAPLLPETRRLMNRERIASMKRGSVLINASRGGLVDESALAAALEEGRLAGAGLDVFEEEPYAGPLRDIPSAVLTAHMGSAAGESRARMEREAAENLLRGLKIGKEAR; encoded by the coding sequence ATGAGACTTCCCATCCTCGTCACGACGTCATCGTTCTGCGCCGCGGACCCGGCGCCGAGAGAAGCTTTGCTCAAGGCCGGCTGTTCGGTGCATGAGAACCCGCACCGGCGCAAGCTCACGGAAAGCGAGGTCCTGGGGCTTTTGGCCCGGCATAGGCCCGCGGGGCTGATCGCGGGCCTGGAGCCCCTCACGGCACGGGTGCTGGAGGCGGCCGCGGGGCATCTCACGGTCGTTTCGCGCTGCGGGATAGGCCTTGACTCGGTGGATCTTCCAGCCGCGGAGAGGCTGGGGATCAAAATTTTCAACACGCCGGAGGCCCCGGTGCAGGCCGTGGCGGAGCTAACCGTGGGGCTGATGCTGGCTGTTCTGCGTCGCGTGGCCGAGGCCGACCGCGCCGTGCGCGCCGGCCAGTGGAAGCCCCTGATGGGTGGGCTTCTCGGGACAAGGACCGTCGGCGTGGTCGGCCTGGGCCGCATCGGAAGCCGGGTGGCGAGTCTCGTCGCGGCCTTCGCCTGCCCCGTCCTGGGCTTTGACCCGAGGGAGGACCTGCCGCGCGTTTCCGGGCTTAAGCGGGCCTCTTTGGACGAGGTCATCCGACGGGCGGACGTCCTGACTTTGCACGCGCCGCTCCTTCCCGAGACCCGGCGTTTGATGAACCGGGAGCGGATCGCCTCGATGAAGCGCGGAAGCGTCCTTATCAACGCTTCGCGTGGGGGGCTCGTTGACGAGAGCGCCTTGGCCGCGGCCCTCGAGGAGGGACGCCTGGCCGGGGCTGGCCTCGACGTTTTCGAGGAGGAGCCCTATGCCGGGCCCCTGAGGGATATCCCCTCGGCGGTTTTGACCGCGCATATGGGGTCCGCGGCCGGAGAAAGCCGCGCCCGTATGGAGCGCGAGGCGGCCGAGAATTTATTGAGAGGTCTCAAGATCGGAAAGGAGGCAAGATGA
- a CDS encoding CBS domain-containing protein yields MDKRKFTISPDAPLLDAVAVIEENGHRSLIVVSDEGTVVGTLSDGDVRKTLLEGRLSRVPVRDVMNTNFISLRPDESGRAKGIFESTHIFLIPVVDERLRLLDVIPAY; encoded by the coding sequence ATGGACAAGAGGAAATTCACCATCAGCCCCGACGCCCCGCTCCTGGACGCCGTCGCCGTCATAGAGGAGAACGGCCACCGCAGCCTCATCGTGGTCTCGGACGAGGGAACCGTCGTCGGGACTTTGAGCGACGGCGACGTGCGCAAGACCTTGCTCGAGGGACGCCTGTCCCGCGTTCCGGTGCGCGACGTCATGAACACCAACTTCATTTCCCTGCGGCCCGATGAATCCGGGCGGGCCAAGGGAATATTCGAATCCACCCACATATTCCTGATCCCGGTCGTGGACGAGCGCCTGCGCCTGCTCGACGTCATCCCGGCGTATTAG
- a CDS encoding radical SAM protein: MPETAKAYKKHNSFVEIRQKKPLADAKERLERLYREGGAWGLDPARARVARQACRELLGLAAPSASHAAFRLHHNVQEELARLEDRELARYLFYRFRYEAYPERHILDSYPPCLQIEPTSVCNFRCVFCYQTDAEFTSKKNGHMGMMALDTFKRVVDEATGQIEAVTLASRGEPMACPAIKEMLAYAAGKFLALKVNTNASLLDEAKCHAILEAGVSTVVFSADAAVEPDYGRLRVGGGLQKVLKNVRMFAEIKSKHYPRSRLITRVSGVQVPGSGGLDEMERFWGECVDQVAFVKYNPWENAYTAPLSGLESPCSDLWRRMFVWWDGRANPCDVDFKSTLAVGSAAAEGLSRLWRSEAYERLREDHLAKRRSQRSPCDRCTVL; encoded by the coding sequence ATGCCTGAAACCGCCAAGGCCTACAAGAAGCACAACAGCTTCGTCGAGATCCGCCAGAAAAAGCCCTTGGCCGACGCCAAGGAGCGCCTCGAGAGGCTTTACCGGGAGGGCGGCGCTTGGGGCTTGGACCCGGCCAGGGCCCGCGTGGCGCGCCAAGCCTGCCGGGAGCTGCTGGGGCTCGCGGCGCCTTCTGCCTCCCATGCGGCCTTCCGGCTTCACCACAACGTGCAGGAGGAGCTGGCCCGGCTCGAGGACCGGGAGCTCGCGCGCTACCTCTTCTACCGCTTCCGCTACGAGGCATATCCCGAGCGCCATATCCTCGATTCTTATCCGCCCTGCCTGCAGATCGAGCCGACCTCGGTGTGCAATTTCCGCTGCGTGTTCTGCTACCAGACCGACGCCGAGTTCACCTCGAAGAAGAACGGGCACATGGGCATGATGGCCTTGGACACCTTCAAGCGCGTGGTGGACGAGGCGACGGGGCAAATCGAGGCCGTCACCTTGGCCTCGCGGGGGGAGCCCATGGCCTGCCCCGCCATCAAGGAGATGCTGGCCTACGCCGCGGGCAAATTCCTGGCCCTCAAGGTGAACACCAATGCCTCCCTTCTCGATGAGGCCAAATGCCACGCCATCCTCGAGGCCGGCGTCAGCACCGTGGTTTTTTCGGCGGACGCCGCGGTCGAGCCGGACTACGGGAGGCTTCGGGTGGGGGGGGGCCTCCAGAAGGTCTTGAAGAACGTCCGCATGTTCGCCGAGATCAAGAGCAAGCATTACCCGCGCTCGCGCCTGATCACCCGCGTCTCCGGAGTGCAGGTCCCTGGTTCGGGGGGCCTTGATGAGATGGAACGCTTCTGGGGCGAGTGCGTGGACCAGGTCGCTTTTGTCAAGTACAATCCCTGGGAGAACGCCTACACAGCACCCTTGAGCGGCCTCGAGTCTCCCTGCTCCGACCTCTGGCGGCGGATGTTCGTCTGGTGGGACGGCCGGGCCAATCCCTGCGACGTGGACTTCAAGTCCACCTTGGCGGTGGGAAGCGCCGCGGCCGAGGGCCTGTCGCGGCTTTGGCGCTCGGAGGCCTACGAAAGGCTGCGCGAGGATCACCTGGCCAAGCGCCGATCCCAGCGGTCTCCCTGCGACCGCTGCACGGTTCTATGA
- a CDS encoding cytidylyltransferase: MICALMLGRDGSKGYPGKNTALVLGRPLMAYPLLAARASRRVERTYVSTDSPSIKETARRYGALVIDRPAELCTAQALGEDAFAHGCRHIAGALKGEGLSLELLVLLFCNAATVTGELIDAGIEALRADPKLDSAVSVSRYNMWSPLRARRETKDGILEPFVPFETFGDPKTLNCDRDSQGDVWFADMGVSVVRPKCLEELHSGLLPQKWMGRRIFPLKQWGGCDVDYEWQVPGVEFWLKKHGYVGEEPQEVLGEAAAGR, translated from the coding sequence ATGATCTGCGCCTTGATGCTGGGCCGCGACGGGAGCAAGGGCTACCCCGGAAAGAACACGGCTTTGGTGCTGGGGCGGCCCCTCATGGCCTATCCCCTTCTCGCCGCCCGCGCCTCCCGCCGCGTCGAGAGGACCTACGTCTCCACGGATTCCCCCTCGATCAAGGAAACAGCCCGCCGCTATGGGGCCCTCGTCATAGACCGCCCGGCCGAGTTGTGCACGGCCCAGGCTTTGGGAGAGGACGCCTTCGCCCATGGGTGCCGGCATATCGCCGGGGCCTTGAAGGGCGAGGGGCTCTCCCTGGAGCTGCTGGTTCTTCTTTTCTGCAACGCCGCCACGGTCACCGGAGAGCTCATCGACGCGGGGATCGAGGCCTTGAGGGCCGATCCCAAGCTCGACTCCGCGGTCAGCGTCTCGCGCTACAACATGTGGAGCCCCCTGCGTGCCCGGCGCGAGACCAAGGACGGGATCCTCGAGCCCTTCGTCCCCTTCGAGACCTTCGGCGATCCCAAGACCTTGAATTGCGACCGGGATTCCCAAGGCGACGTTTGGTTCGCCGATATGGGAGTTTCCGTGGTGCGCCCCAAGTGCCTGGAGGAGCTCCATTCCGGGCTTCTTCCCCAAAAATGGATGGGGCGGCGCATTTTCCCCCTCAAGCAATGGGGGGGCTGCGACGTGGACTACGAGTGGCAGGTTCCGGGAGTGGAGTTCTGGCTCAAGAAGCACGGCTACGTCGGGGAGGAGCCGCAAGAAGTTCTGGGCGAGGCTGCGGCGGGACGATGA